From the Leptolyngbya sp. O-77 genome, one window contains:
- a CDS encoding pyridoxamine 5'-phosphate oxidase family protein has protein sequence MVSLVVLLAIALPAMAQQYDSLTPKLQDFIAQQQLFFVASAPLSADGHINLSPKGLDSFRILSPHGVAYLDVTGSGNETSAHVQENGRITLMFCAFQGPPMILRIYGRGTTVLPQSPKWDALYPLFPPLPGARQILHVEVTQVQTSCGMAVPLFHYQQQRQDLVQWAEQKGEDALKAYRQTKNRISLDGLVTPLGAVDGPGKA, from the coding sequence GTGGTTTCTCTGGTCGTTCTTTTGGCGATCGCCCTTCCTGCCATGGCCCAGCAATACGACTCCCTCACCCCCAAACTTCAGGACTTCATCGCCCAGCAGCAACTCTTCTTTGTTGCCAGTGCCCCACTCAGCGCCGACGGGCATATCAACCTGTCACCCAAAGGACTCGATAGCTTTCGCATTCTGTCGCCCCACGGGGTCGCCTACCTAGATGTAACAGGCAGTGGCAACGAAACCTCCGCCCATGTCCAGGAAAATGGCCGCATCACTCTGATGTTTTGCGCGTTTCAGGGGCCGCCTATGATTCTGCGGATTTATGGCCGCGGCACGACGGTTTTACCCCAATCTCCCAAATGGGACGCGCTTTATCCGCTGTTTCCACCGCTGCCCGGCGCTCGCCAAATCCTCCACGTTGAGGTCACCCAAGTCCAGACCTCCTGCGGAATGGCTGTGCCGCTGTTCCACTATCAGCAGCAGCGGCAGGATCTGGTGCAATGGGCTGAACAAAAAGGCGAAGACGCGCTAAAAGCCTATCGCCAGACCAAGAATCGCATCAGCCTGGACGGGCTGGTGACCCCCCTGGGAGCAGTGGATGGGCCAGGGAAGGCGTGA
- the dnaG gene encoding DNA primase, which produces MVTPRLHPDTIEDVKQRVDIVDIVSEHVVLKKQGKDFTGLCPFHDDKSPSFSVSPSKQFYYCFSCGAGGNAIKFLMEIGKQSFGEVVLDLARRYQVPVKTLEPEQRQEFQRQLSQRDQLYEILAVTAKFFEHALHQSQGAIALDYLRHKRKLSPETIQRFQLGYAPGGWQTLYGYLVEQKRYPVERVEQAGLLVPRQGGSGYYDRFRDRLMIPICDVQGRVIGFGGRALGDEQPKYLNSPEGELFDKGKTLYALDLAKGAIAKRDEAIVVEGYFDVIALHAAGITNVVASMGTALTQGQIKQLLRYTESKRIIFNFDDDKAGQKAADRAIGELADLAYRGEVQVRILNLPDGKDPDEFLKAHSPAAYQDLLQAAPLWLDWQIQKLLADKDLNQPDQFHASTQAIAQLLGSLPNATLRTHYIHRCAELLSQGNARLAVQLEQDLRTQVRGQRWHGRSQKWQTPGDRTLLEEAEAQLLRLYLHQPEHRAEIRAALESRDLEFSIAHHRLLWQQILEIEETTTVEDAVERNEGTEWFATSQPAAPSSRPSSPSSSLLSRLQDPLAELPGQHEALYSLFQLDEKTRRDLARPALVIRTATACMEMVMCEKRRRHFLDLWKKTDISTSPELGQYYQQQLYLEDQRIKVLEREQRSTTFADLAQSPWVGAGGIE; this is translated from the coding sequence ATGGTTACGCCTCGCCTCCACCCCGACACTATCGAAGACGTGAAGCAGCGGGTCGATATCGTCGATATCGTGTCCGAGCATGTGGTGCTAAAAAAGCAGGGCAAAGATTTCACCGGCCTGTGTCCGTTCCACGATGACAAATCGCCCAGCTTTTCCGTCAGCCCCAGCAAGCAGTTCTACTACTGCTTTAGCTGTGGGGCGGGGGGCAACGCCATCAAGTTTTTGATGGAGATTGGCAAGCAGTCTTTTGGGGAAGTGGTGCTGGATCTGGCGCGGCGCTATCAGGTGCCTGTGAAGACGCTGGAACCGGAGCAGCGGCAGGAGTTTCAGCGGCAGTTGTCGCAGCGAGACCAGCTTTACGAAATTCTGGCGGTGACGGCCAAGTTTTTTGAACATGCGCTGCACCAGAGCCAGGGGGCGATCGCCCTCGACTATCTGCGCCACAAGCGCAAGCTCTCCCCAGAAACGATTCAGCGGTTTCAGCTAGGCTATGCCCCCGGCGGCTGGCAGACGCTCTACGGTTATCTGGTGGAGCAAAAGCGCTATCCGGTGGAGCGGGTAGAACAGGCGGGGCTGCTGGTGCCGCGCCAGGGCGGCAGTGGCTATTACGACCGATTCCGCGATCGCCTGATGATTCCCATCTGCGACGTGCAGGGGCGGGTGATTGGCTTTGGCGGCCGGGCCTTGGGCGACGAGCAGCCCAAGTATCTCAATTCGCCCGAAGGCGAACTGTTCGACAAGGGCAAGACGCTGTACGCGCTGGATTTGGCCAAAGGGGCGATCGCCAAGCGGGACGAGGCAATTGTGGTGGAGGGATACTTTGATGTCATTGCCCTGCACGCCGCAGGCATCACCAACGTCGTCGCGTCGATGGGCACTGCGCTGACCCAGGGGCAGATCAAGCAACTGCTCCGCTATACCGAATCCAAACGCATCATTTTCAACTTTGACGACGACAAGGCCGGCCAAAAAGCTGCCGACCGGGCCATCGGCGAACTGGCAGATCTGGCCTATCGCGGCGAGGTGCAGGTGCGGATTCTGAATCTGCCCGACGGCAAAGACCCCGATGAGTTTTTGAAGGCTCATTCCCCCGCCGCTTACCAAGACCTGCTGCAAGCTGCCCCCCTCTGGCTCGACTGGCAAATTCAGAAACTCTTGGCAGACAAAGACCTGAACCAGCCTGACCAGTTTCATGCCAGCACCCAGGCGATCGCCCAACTCCTGGGCAGCCTGCCCAACGCCACCCTCCGCACCCACTATATCCACCGCTGCGCCGAACTGCTGAGCCAGGGCAACGCCCGCCTGGCCGTGCAGCTTGAGCAAGATTTGAGAACGCAGGTGCGGGGGCAGCGCTGGCACGGGCGATCGCAAAAATGGCAAACCCCGGGCGATCGCACCCTGCTAGAAGAAGCCGAAGCCCAACTGCTGCGCCTCTACCTGCACCAGCCCGAACACCGCGCCGAAATCCGAGCAGCGCTAGAATCCCGCGACCTAGAGTTCAGCATTGCCCACCATCGCCTGCTGTGGCAGCAGATTTTGGAGATTGAGGAGACTACGACCGTGGAGGATGCAGTCGAGAGAAATGAGGGCACGGAGTGGTTCGCGACCTCTCAGCCCGCCGCCCCTTCGTCACGCCCATCCTCCCCCTCATCGTCTTTGCTCTCTCGCCTCCAAGACCCCCTCGCCGAACTCCCCGGCCAGCACGAAGCCCTCTATTCTCTCTTTCAGCTTGACGAAAAGACCCGACGTGACTTGGCGCGACCTGCCCTGGTCATTCGCACCGCCACGGCCTGCATGGAAATGGTGATGTGTGAGAAGCGGCGGCGGCATTTCCTCGACCTCTGGAAAAAAACGGACATCAGCACGTCGCCGGAGTTGGGGCAGTATTATCAGCAGCAGCTTTATCTGGAAGACCAGCGCATTAAGGTGCTGGAGCGAGAGCAGCGCAGCACCACCTTTGCCGATTTGGCACAGAGTCCCTGGGTTGGGGCCGGGGGGATCGAGTGA
- the psbP gene encoding photosystem II reaction center PsbP, whose amino-acid sequence MLKRWIVTVLVAIGLTMQGCTSVTAALDRYVDSTEGYEFLYLNSWVPVTVKDGPQLVLHDLIESTENVSVIISPVPDDKTLEDLGSPSEVGYKLWKNALQPNPAGRRAELISAESHEVDGQTYYLLEFAVDAPDLQRHNLASVAVKRGKLYTFNLSTTGRRWAQAEKTFRTIVESFSVS is encoded by the coding sequence ATGCTAAAGCGATGGATTGTCACGGTGCTGGTCGCGATTGGTCTGACGATGCAGGGCTGCACATCCGTCACGGCGGCGCTCGATCGCTATGTAGACAGCACCGAGGGCTACGAGTTTCTCTACCTCAACAGTTGGGTGCCCGTCACGGTGAAGGACGGCCCCCAGCTCGTGCTGCATGACCTGATCGAAAGCACCGAAAATGTCAGCGTCATCATCAGCCCCGTGCCCGACGACAAAACGCTGGAAGACCTAGGCAGCCCCAGCGAGGTGGGCTATAAGCTGTGGAAAAACGCGCTGCAACCCAACCCAGCCGGGCGACGGGCGGAGCTAATCAGCGCCGAATCCCATGAGGTCGATGGGCAAACCTATTATTTGCTGGAATTTGCCGTGGACGCGCCCGATCTCCAGCGCCACAACTTGGCAAGCGTTGCTGTGAAGCGAGGGAAATTATACACCTTCAACCTATCCACCACAGGACGGCGCTGGGCCCAGGCCGAGAAAACGTTTCGGACGATTGTGGAGTCGTTTTCGGTGAGCTAG
- the folB gene encoding dihydroneopterin aldolase — protein MADCIYLTGLRAFGYSGYLEAEQVLGQWFQVDLTLWVDLSKAAESDRLEDTYDYRNNVATVLQLIRTERFRLIERLAGAIAQIMLSSGQVEQVTVRLTKVNPPIPDFTGQVAVEITRSREEITRSRE, from the coding sequence ATGGCAGATTGCATTTATTTAACCGGGCTGCGGGCCTTTGGCTATTCAGGCTATCTGGAGGCAGAGCAGGTCTTGGGGCAATGGTTTCAGGTGGACTTGACCCTGTGGGTTGATTTGTCCAAAGCAGCAGAGAGCGATCGCCTGGAAGACACCTACGACTACCGCAACAATGTGGCCACTGTCCTCCAACTTATTCGCACCGAACGGTTTCGACTGATTGAGCGACTGGCCGGGGCGATCGCCCAAATCATGCTCTCAAGCGGACAGGTTGAACAAGTCACCGTGCGCCTGACCAAGGTCAACCCACCGATTCCCGACTTTACAGGACAGGTCGCGGTAGAAATCACGCGGAGTAGAGAAGAAATCACGCGGAGTAGAGAATAG
- a CDS encoding bis(5'-nucleosyl)-tetraphosphatase: protein MKDEAFGIVPILRQEDGDKFLLIQHHAGHWGFPKGHADPGETAIAAACREFEEETGITAYDLLSEDAFMEHYRFMRDKKPIDKTVTYFPALVRSAVVTCQAQEIKDYAWLPYNDAVKKITFNPARQVLSQVYAYLKNSGALS, encoded by the coding sequence ATGAAAGACGAGGCTTTTGGCATTGTGCCCATTTTGCGCCAAGAGGACGGCGACAAGTTTTTGCTAATTCAGCACCACGCCGGCCACTGGGGCTTTCCCAAAGGCCATGCTGACCCCGGCGAAACGGCGATCGCCGCTGCCTGCCGCGAGTTTGAGGAAGAGACAGGCATCACCGCCTACGACCTGCTCAGCGAAGACGCTTTTATGGAACACTACCGCTTCATGCGTGACAAAAAGCCTATCGACAAGACCGTGACCTACTTTCCCGCGCTGGTCAGGTCGGCAGTCGTCACCTGTCAGGCTCAAGAAATCAAAGACTATGCCTGGCTGCCCTATAACGATGCGGTGAAGAAGATCACGTTTAATCCGGCGCGACAAGTACTGTCGCAAGTCTATGCCTATCTAAAAAACTCCGGAGCGCTGTCGTAG
- a CDS encoding serine/threonine-protein kinase gives MASSTPPLNAARSSRQLLTQPGQLCQNSQLFRDRYQVLKALGRGGFGITFLARDVSLPSSPLCVIKQLCPRIDNAAVIKRASERFEREAKTLSQLGSHASIPRLLDYFQVEGEFYLVQEYVRGYTLAKQVKQNGPFSELAVKRFLRELLPILEYVHQQQVIHRDIKPPNLIRCEDDGRLVLIDFGAVKEKIAEVEEATHKTATTQFVGTVGFAPPEQLALRPTYASDLYAVGVTCLYLLTGKPPMEFEYDAYTGEMLWEDYVHVSDHFGKILAKLLRVSLRDRYTSVEQVQRSLDLEPYLDNLADCMNVNRRLSAAGAAEAVVEPAPRFSPFAQTAQQIRQWRSRLQQRQQGQAWNNGELVSSGFWG, from the coding sequence ATGGCGTCCTCCACCCCCCCCCTAAATGCAGCCCGATCCTCCCGGCAACTGCTGACTCAGCCCGGCCAGCTTTGCCAAAATAGCCAACTGTTTCGCGATCGCTATCAGGTGCTAAAAGCGCTCGGGCGCGGCGGCTTTGGCATCACTTTTCTGGCCCGGGATGTGTCGCTGCCCAGTAGCCCCCTCTGCGTGATTAAGCAGCTTTGTCCCAGGATAGACAATGCCGCTGTGATAAAGCGGGCCTCCGAGCGGTTTGAGCGGGAAGCCAAGACCCTCAGTCAGTTGGGTAGTCATGCCAGTATTCCCCGTCTGCTGGACTATTTTCAGGTTGAGGGCGAGTTTTATCTGGTGCAAGAATACGTGCGAGGCTATACTCTGGCCAAGCAAGTCAAGCAAAATGGCCCCTTTTCGGAACTGGCCGTCAAGCGCTTTTTGCGAGAGCTGCTGCCGATTCTGGAATATGTCCATCAGCAGCAAGTCATCCACCGCGACATCAAGCCGCCCAATCTGATTCGCTGCGAGGACGACGGACGACTGGTGCTAATTGACTTTGGCGCAGTGAAAGAAAAGATTGCCGAAGTGGAAGAAGCGACCCACAAAACCGCCACGACCCAGTTCGTAGGCACGGTCGGCTTTGCACCACCAGAGCAGCTTGCCCTGCGCCCCACTTACGCCAGCGACCTGTATGCGGTCGGCGTGACCTGCCTGTATCTGCTGACGGGCAAGCCGCCAATGGAGTTTGAGTATGACGCTTACACGGGCGAAATGCTCTGGGAAGACTACGTTCACGTCAGCGACCACTTTGGCAAGATCCTGGCTAAGCTGCTGCGGGTGTCGCTGCGCGATCGCTATACGTCGGTCGAGCAGGTGCAGCGATCGCTCGACCTGGAGCCATACTTGGACAACCTGGCCGACTGTATGAACGTCAACCGCCGCCTGTCTGCTGCGGGTGCTGCGGAAGCGGTCGTTGAGCCTGCGCCCCGGTTTTCGCCCTTTGCCCAGACCGCCCAGCAGATTCGCCAGTGGCGATCGCGCCTCCAGCAGCGCCAGCAGGGACAAGCCTGGAACAATGGCGAACTGGTTAGCTCCGGTTTTTGGGGCTGA
- a CDS encoding choice-of-anchor I domain-containing protein — MPATTLALPKKCAWGANSYRLDPTAFPNAATLKNNANLGRLTVTNALGNPDGDNDFDQIYVFGARSFSIWNANGSLVYDSGDQFEQITAVQVPDLFNSNGTASTFDTRSDNKGPEPEGIVTGTIDGQTYAFIGLERTGGVMVYNISNPTSPAFVQYINTPDDVSPEGLAFVVAEDSPTGKPLLVVTHEVSNTTTTYEIATASGRGTVPVINGTSGNNRLNGTSATEIFYGFDGNDDIFAGDGNNRVYAGNGNDKVYAGNGDDVLNGGAGNDSLYASEGQNRLYGGDGNDNLYAGSGNDTIYGNAGNDKIYAGEGNNLILAGDGNDLVYAGAGNDEILGSAGNDTIYAGEGANWIDGGDGNDLIFAGAGNDTIYGGAGDNTINAGEGNNLIFSIGNDVINAGSGSDRFVLGAGSGVATINRFGLNDRIQLTGGLTFADLTVTGNNREATISVGSDAIAILKNFSVAQINAGLFV; from the coding sequence ATGCCCGCGACTACACTGGCTTTGCCGAAGAAGTGCGCGTGGGGGGCAAACAGCTACCGGCTCGACCCAACCGCGTTCCCCAACGCTGCCACACTCAAAAACAATGCAAATCTAGGACGGCTCACTGTTACAAATGCACTGGGCAACCCTGACGGAGACAACGACTTCGACCAAATCTATGTATTTGGCGCTCGCTCCTTTTCAATTTGGAACGCCAACGGCAGTTTAGTCTACGACAGTGGCGACCAGTTTGAGCAGATTACCGCCGTCCAAGTGCCGGACTTGTTTAACTCCAATGGCACCGCAAGCACCTTCGACACCCGCAGCGACAACAAGGGCCCCGAACCCGAAGGAATAGTAACTGGGACAATCGATGGTCAGACCTATGCCTTCATTGGGCTAGAACGCACGGGTGGGGTGATGGTTTACAACATTAGCAATCCTACCAGCCCTGCTTTTGTGCAATACATCAACACGCCCGACGATGTCTCACCAGAAGGACTGGCGTTTGTGGTTGCTGAAGACAGTCCCACGGGCAAGCCGCTGCTGGTTGTGACCCATGAAGTCAGCAATACCACCACCACTTATGAAATTGCTACCGCCAGCGGCCGAGGCACTGTGCCCGTCATCAATGGCACCAGTGGCAACAACCGCCTGAATGGAACTAGCGCCACCGAAATCTTCTACGGTTTTGATGGCAATGACGATATCTTTGCAGGGGATGGCAACAACCGCGTCTATGCAGGCAACGGCAATGATAAGGTCTACGCAGGCAACGGCGACGATGTGCTGAATGGCGGCGCAGGCAACGACAGCCTCTATGCCAGCGAAGGTCAGAACCGACTCTATGGCGGCGACGGCAACGATAATCTGTACGCAGGCAGCGGCAACGACACAATCTATGGCAACGCGGGCAACGACAAAATTTATGCCGGAGAGGGCAATAACCTGATTTTGGCGGGCGACGGCAACGATTTGGTCTATGCAGGCGCAGGCAATGATGAAATCTTGGGCAGCGCAGGCAACGACACAATCTACGCTGGCGAAGGGGCCAACTGGATTGACGGCGGCGACGGCAACGATCTGATTTTTGCGGGGGCAGGCAACGACACGATTTATGGGGGGGCAGGCGACAACACCATTAATGCCGGAGAAGGCAATAACCTGATTTTCAGCATCGGCAACGATGTGATTAATGCGGGCAGTGGCAGCGATCGCTTTGTGTTGGGGGCAGGCAGCGGCGTGGCCACCATCAACCGCTTCGGGTTAAACGATCGCATTCAGCTCACCGGCGGCCTCACCTTTGCCGACCTGACGGTGACAGGCAATAACCGCGAAGCCACGATCAGCGTGGGCAGTGATGCGATCGCCATTCTGAAAAACTTCAGCGTCGCCCAAATCAACGCAGGGCTGTTTGTCTAG
- a CDS encoding N-acetylmuramoyl-L-alanine amidase, translated as MGRIFISAGHGGTEGAGIDPGIVVAGTTEAREMILTRDLIVAELRARGLEVLSVPDELSMAQTLAWINARAQNLDVALEIHADASPNPSVRGATVFYIPTNSQRKAHAELLLLALLRRVPQLPSRGAKPDTDSGTGSLAFCRQLIVPSLLMNVGFLTSPEDRSILQNQRRDLALGIADGLSSWSRAVAGLPPDPGGETYPSISININGGLYEERGIIVNGNAFIPADLVDRLGIDISQSPDIRRVTYRNIVYVRAVELRPFNVSVTWDAATRTVILQNSGICPGQIDRIMGLGQTSELQLRMFLKNNNEAGLNQFPDLPRLYREEGSVEGVNYDLAFCQMCVETSFLQFGGTIQPGQNNFGGLGDAAGSPSGASFPSARIGVRAHIQHLKAYGSTAPLVQGLVDPRFRFVARGVAPLVGQLSGRWSADPQYGDKIMALVRRLYESAGIL; from the coding sequence ATGGGACGGATTTTTATCTCTGCGGGGCATGGCGGCACAGAAGGCGCAGGCATCGACCCTGGCATTGTGGTGGCAGGCACAACGGAGGCGCGGGAGATGATCCTGACCCGCGACCTGATTGTGGCCGAACTGCGGGCGCGGGGGCTGGAGGTGCTGTCCGTGCCAGACGAACTGAGCATGGCCCAGACCCTCGCCTGGATCAACGCCCGGGCGCAAAACCTAGATGTGGCGCTAGAAATTCATGCCGATGCCTCACCCAACCCATCCGTGCGCGGCGCAACGGTGTTCTACATTCCCACCAACAGCCAGCGCAAAGCCCATGCCGAACTGCTGCTGCTGGCGCTGCTGCGGCGCGTTCCCCAACTGCCCAGTCGTGGCGCAAAGCCCGACACAGATTCAGGCACAGGCAGCCTCGCCTTTTGCCGCCAGTTGATTGTGCCGTCGCTGCTCATGAATGTCGGCTTCCTCACCAGCCCAGAAGACCGCAGCATTTTGCAAAACCAGCGGCGCGACCTGGCGCTGGGCATTGCCGACGGACTCTCGTCCTGGAGCCGGGCCGTAGCCGGACTGCCCCCCGACCCCGGCGGTGAAACCTACCCCAGTATTAGCATTAACATCAACGGCGGGCTGTATGAGGAGCGCGGCATTATCGTCAACGGCAATGCCTTTATTCCCGCCGATTTGGTCGATCGCCTGGGCATCGATATCAGCCAGTCGCCCGACATCCGCCGCGTCACCTATCGCAATATTGTCTACGTGCGGGCAGTGGAACTGCGGCCATTCAATGTCTCCGTTACTTGGGACGCGGCCACGCGCACCGTAATTTTGCAAAACTCTGGCATCTGTCCGGGGCAAATCGACCGAATTATGGGACTTGGGCAGACTTCAGAACTGCAACTGCGGATGTTTTTGAAAAACAATAACGAAGCCGGGCTGAACCAGTTTCCTGATCTGCCGCGCCTCTACCGCGAAGAAGGCAGCGTGGAGGGCGTGAACTATGACCTCGCCTTTTGCCAGATGTGCGTCGAGACGAGCTTTTTGCAATTTGGCGGCACAATCCAGCCAGGACAAAACAACTTTGGTGGGTTGGGCGATGCGGCGGGCAGCCCCAGCGGTGCGTCCTTTCCCAGCGCTCGCATTGGCGTGCGGGCCCACATTCAGCACCTCAAGGCCTACGGCAGCACAGCTCCGCTGGTGCAGGGGCTAGTCGATCCGCGCTTTCGATTTGTGGCGCGGGGGGTTGCGCCGCTGGTGGGGCAGCTCAGCGGGCGCTGGTCAGCCGATCCACAATATGGCGACAAGATTATGGCGCTGGTGCGGCGGCTGTACGAGTCGGCGGGGATTTTGTAG
- a CDS encoding cation:proton antiporter, producing MLPSLLLTLLIGFFAGQLARRLKLPALVGMVLAGIVLGPQVTQSLAPELLASAGILRTIAVMVILMKAGLGLDREKLAQQGTVALRLGFLPATFEAIAVALGAIWLLGFDFATGLLLGCIIGAESPAVIVPGMLRLKSLGWGVQKGIPDAILTGSALSDVLLLLVFSLLLAFLSQGAAAGLTLPSGLMLTPLQLLPLQLILQIALGVLLGWLTAQLLVFLLAKQNWTQNAVQDALVAAGFALLLVVLAEEYPLFSGYLAVMSLGFFLIELDAPLARRLRGGFDALWGVAEIFLFVLLGASIQLNVLGNTLGVGLAILAIGTLVGRMLGWYLSTLGSNWNWKERLFLLPANSAKATVQAAIGAIPLSQGIAGGAAILAIAALSILVTAPLGAWAIPTFAPRLLERGDVDPTKVAIARPITLLAAVDTSPLAPAVLRKAAELARRADASVIVLHVVQVNDPASIQNLQDKTATLLADIRHRFLTTIGPAPEEIVRVAQEFRVDEIVMGKRGDRLWEVGLVGSVSQSVLETAEIPIVVVDQA from the coding sequence ATGCTCCCCAGCCTCCTTCTAACCCTTCTAATCGGCTTCTTCGCCGGACAACTAGCCCGACGGCTGAAACTGCCCGCTTTGGTGGGCATGGTGCTGGCGGGCATCGTGCTGGGGCCCCAAGTGACGCAGTCCCTCGCGCCAGAGCTACTGGCATCGGCGGGCATCTTGCGAACAATCGCCGTCATGGTGATCCTGATGAAGGCAGGATTGGGTCTAGATCGCGAGAAACTGGCACAGCAGGGAACCGTGGCGCTGCGGCTGGGCTTTTTGCCTGCGACGTTTGAGGCGATCGCCGTTGCTCTGGGCGCGATCTGGCTGCTGGGGTTTGACTTTGCCACAGGGCTGCTTCTAGGCTGCATCATCGGCGCAGAGTCGCCCGCCGTCATCGTACCCGGAATGCTGCGGCTAAAAAGTCTCGGCTGGGGCGTACAAAAGGGCATTCCCGATGCCATCCTGACGGGCAGCGCCCTGTCGGATGTGCTGCTGCTGCTGGTGTTTAGCCTGCTACTGGCGTTTCTCTCCCAGGGCGCGGCGGCGGGGCTGACCCTCCCCAGCGGACTCATGCTTACCCCTCTGCAACTGCTGCCGCTGCAACTGATTTTGCAAATTGCGCTGGGGGTGCTGCTGGGCTGGCTGACGGCGCAATTGCTCGTCTTTTTGCTGGCCAAGCAAAACTGGACGCAAAACGCCGTACAGGATGCGCTGGTGGCGGCAGGGTTTGCGCTGCTGCTGGTGGTGCTGGCAGAGGAATATCCGCTGTTTTCGGGCTATTTGGCGGTGATGTCGCTGGGGTTTTTCCTGATCGAACTGGATGCTCCCCTGGCGCGGCGGCTAAGGGGCGGGTTTGATGCGCTGTGGGGCGTGGCGGAGATTTTTCTGTTTGTGCTGCTGGGGGCTAGCATTCAGCTCAACGTGTTGGGCAACACGCTGGGCGTGGGGCTGGCGATTCTGGCAATCGGCACGCTGGTTGGGCGGATGCTGGGCTGGTATCTGTCTACGCTGGGCAGCAATTGGAACTGGAAGGAGCGGTTGTTCCTGCTGCCTGCAAACTCGGCCAAGGCGACAGTGCAGGCGGCGATCGGCGCAATTCCGCTATCGCAGGGTATCGCGGGTGGAGCGGCGATTCTGGCGATCGCCGCTCTTTCCATCCTGGTCACAGCACCCTTGGGAGCCTGGGCCATCCCCACGTTTGCACCCCGGCTGCTAGAAAGAGGCGATGTAGACCCGACCAAAGTGGCGATCGCCCGTCCTATCACCCTCCTGGCCGCCGTCGATACCTCGCCCCTCGCCCCCGCCGTCTTGCGAAAAGCTGCCGAACTGGCCCGCCGCGCCGATGCCAGCGTCATTGTGCTGCACGTTGTCCAGGTCAACGACCCCGCTAGTATTCAAAACCTGCAAGACAAAACCGCAACGCTGCTAGCCGACATTCGCCACCGCTTCCTCACCACAATTGGCCCTGCGCCGGAGGAGATTGTGCGCGTTGCTCAGGAATTCCGGGTGGATGAGATTGTTATGGGCAAACGGGGCGATCGCCTCTGGGAAGTGGGACTGGTCGGCTCCGTTTCTCAATCCGTCCTGGAGACGGCCGAGATTCCTATCGTTGTGGTCGATCAAGCTTAG
- a CDS encoding YbaB/EbfC family nucleoid-associated protein: MTKGQGLGGFGLGKMKELTEAFKKAQQVQEGAKRLQEELEVMEIEGEAGGGLVKVVLSGNQEPRRVEITQDAMGEGPEVLADLVLAAAKDAYNKSTATMRERMEELTGGLNLPGMG; this comes from the coding sequence ATGACGAAAGGACAGGGACTCGGCGGCTTTGGACTCGGCAAAATGAAAGAGCTGACCGAAGCGTTCAAAAAAGCTCAGCAGGTGCAGGAGGGTGCAAAGCGCCTGCAAGAGGAGCTAGAAGTCATGGAAATTGAAGGCGAAGCGGGCGGCGGGTTGGTAAAGGTGGTGCTGAGCGGCAACCAAGAGCCTCGCCGGGTCGAGATTACGCAAGACGCGATGGGCGAGGGGCCAGAGGTGCTGGCAGACCTTGTGCTGGCGGCGGCCAAAGATGCTTATAACAAGTCCACTGCCACTATGCGCGAGCGAATGGAAGAATTGACGGGTGGGCTGAACCTGCCTGGAATGGGCTAG